CTTTTGTATTTTCTTTAACATCAATGCCTCGCTGGAGCTTCAGTGTCTCGTGGGTTTTGGCCTGCTGACAGGTTTGTACCTCATGAACATGCTCTCGGCCAGGCTTGCCGGGCTTTTTCAGAACGCTGCGACGGTCATCAAGCTGATTCCACTTCTGATCATTGCGGTAGCGGGACTGGTCCACGGGAATACAGAAACCGCCACAGCCGCCATGCCGGCCCCAGCCACCGGGATGCTTCACGCTTCCTGGATTATGGCGATCCCCTCGGTGGCCTTCTCCTTTGACGGATGGATCATCTCCACCTCGGTGGCTCATGAGATCAAAAACAGCCGGCGGAACCTGCCCATTGCGCTGGTCATCAGCCCCTTGTTTATTCTGCTCATGTACATCCTCTACTTTGTAGGTGTCACCAACCTGCTGGGCGCCCCGGCCATTATGCAGCTGGGCGACGCTCACCTGGACCAGGCGGCGGCCATGGTTTTTGGCCCTTTTGGCGCTAAGCTTATCGGCTTCTTTGTTTTAATCTCTGTGCTTGGCGGTCTGAACGGTCTGGTCATGGGGATTTCGCAGATGCCCTACTCCCTGGCGCTTCAGAAAATGATCCCAGGCGCGGATAAGCTCAAGGTTCTCACACCAAAGTCGGATTTTCCACTCAACTCGACCATCGCATCCTACCTGATTGTTACCTGCTGGTTTGTCGTCCATTATTTCACACAGCGCTTTGGACTGCTGACCAACTCCGATGTGTCAGAAATCGCCATTGTGGTCTCTTACCTGCTCTACCTTCCTTTATACTACCAGGTCTTTAAACTTGGGAGAAAACAGCAGATTGGGG
The DNA window shown above is from Eubacterium limosum and carries:
- a CDS encoding APC family permease yields the protein MTTDTIKKRYGLFTAIAMIIGIVIGSGIFFKSDNILIATGGNVVLGVIIFCFAAVSIIFGSLTVAELASRTDEPGGVLTYARIFINPMAGSAYGWFQTFVYLPTITVVLSWVSGIYFCIFFNINASLELQCLVGFGLLTGLYLMNMLSARLAGLFQNAATVIKLIPLLIIAVAGLVHGNTETATAAMPAPATGMLHASWIMAIPSVAFSFDGWIISTSVAHEIKNSRRNLPIALVISPLFILLMYILYFVGVTNLLGAPAIMQLGDAHLDQAAAMVFGPFGAKLIGFFVLISVLGGLNGLVMGISQMPYSLALQKMIPGADKLKVLTPKSDFPLNSTIASYLIVTCWFVVHYFTQRFGLLTNSDVSEIAIVVSYLLYLPLYYQVFKLGRKQQIGAFRGILCPVLAAVGSLIIFSGGLQSPLFILYIAICLVFLAAGMVYYQKITKAQV